A section of the Salmo salar chromosome ssa05, Ssal_v3.1, whole genome shotgun sequence genome encodes:
- the LOC106604857 gene encoding uncharacterized protein isoform X1: protein MTSYNRADSSPIPVLLSTLVLMLGLAARCVVQAMPSEDSPQAAQASVSLRSLVTGTCKDVHKYVESVVGTNVIESTVESVLLYLESVLGQENVYTMAMFFEMLIRFMAEGAASGLNVIAVYVTEILRVTGVDVHLPFPHFTPEGVASVGQWALLALIGYWVLSIVLRLLVGVLRRVFWMLKAGTALWLFGLIVSDAKAGSDTTAVRLAGLVLGCALLGLASYGSEKTIHVEDRLSILEGRVKAVERRKGDE from the exons ATGACTTCCTACAACCGTGCAGATTCATCCCCAATACCAGTTTTATTATCCACGCTTGTTTTGATGCTTGGCTTGGCAGCGCGATGCGTCGTGCAGGCCATGCCTTCGGAGGATAGCCCTCAAGCGGCCCAGGCATCAGTCAGCCTCCGGTCCCTGGTCACCGGGACCTGCAAAGATGTCCACAAATACGTGGAGTCCGTGGTGGGAACCAATGTAATCGAATCGACTGTTGAG AGTGTGCTGTTATATCTAGAGTCAGTACTTGGTCAAGAGAACGTCTATACCATGGCCATG TTCTTTGAGATGTTGATCCGGTTTATGGCTGAAGGAGCAGCCAGCGGCCTGAATGTCATCGCGGTTTACGTCACAGAGATCCTCAGGGTCACAGGAGTTGATG tccACCTGCCGTTCCCTCACTTCACACCAGAAGGCGTGGCCTCGGTAGGTCAATGGGCTCTGCTGGCTCTGATTGGCTACTGGGTGCTGTCCATTGTCCTGCGCCTATTGGTGGGCGTGTTGAGGAGGGTGTTCTGGATGCTGAAGGCGGGCACAGCGCTGTGGCTCTTCGGCCTGATCGTCAGCGACGCCAAGGCTGGTTCAGACACCACAGCTGTCCGGTTGGCAGGCCTGGTGCTCGGGTGTGCCCTTCTGGGGCTTGCCAGCTACGGATCAGAAAAGACAATCCACGTGGAAGACCGCCTGAGCATCCTGGAGGGAAGGGTGAAGGcggtggagaggaggaagggagatgaGTGA
- the LOC106604857 gene encoding uncharacterized protein isoform X2, producing the protein MTSYNRADSSPIPVLLSTLVLMLGLAARCVVQAMPSEDSPQAAQASVSLRSLVTGTCKDVHKYVESVVGTNVIESTVEFFEMLIRFMAEGAASGLNVIAVYVTEILRVTGVDVHLPFPHFTPEGVASVGQWALLALIGYWVLSIVLRLLVGVLRRVFWMLKAGTALWLFGLIVSDAKAGSDTTAVRLAGLVLGCALLGLASYGSEKTIHVEDRLSILEGRVKAVERRKGDE; encoded by the exons ATGACTTCCTACAACCGTGCAGATTCATCCCCAATACCAGTTTTATTATCCACGCTTGTTTTGATGCTTGGCTTGGCAGCGCGATGCGTCGTGCAGGCCATGCCTTCGGAGGATAGCCCTCAAGCGGCCCAGGCATCAGTCAGCCTCCGGTCCCTGGTCACCGGGACCTGCAAAGATGTCCACAAATACGTGGAGTCCGTGGTGGGAACCAATGTAATCGAATCGACTGTTGAG TTCTTTGAGATGTTGATCCGGTTTATGGCTGAAGGAGCAGCCAGCGGCCTGAATGTCATCGCGGTTTACGTCACAGAGATCCTCAGGGTCACAGGAGTTGATG tccACCTGCCGTTCCCTCACTTCACACCAGAAGGCGTGGCCTCGGTAGGTCAATGGGCTCTGCTGGCTCTGATTGGCTACTGGGTGCTGTCCATTGTCCTGCGCCTATTGGTGGGCGTGTTGAGGAGGGTGTTCTGGATGCTGAAGGCGGGCACAGCGCTGTGGCTCTTCGGCCTGATCGTCAGCGACGCCAAGGCTGGTTCAGACACCACAGCTGTCCGGTTGGCAGGCCTGGTGCTCGGGTGTGCCCTTCTGGGGCTTGCCAGCTACGGATCAGAAAAGACAATCCACGTGGAAGACCGCCTGAGCATCCTGGAGGGAAGGGTGAAGGcggtggagaggaggaagggagatgaGTGA